The following are encoded in a window of Saccharothrix longispora genomic DNA:
- a CDS encoding Fpg/Nei family DNA glycosylase, with amino-acid sequence MPEGDTVFLAGRRLDEALSGRVLLRGELRHPRWATADLAGREVLGVRSVGKHLFTRFSGDLSLHSHFRMDGAWHLYRPGEKWRRPGHQVRAVLEVPDRVVVGFSLHDLELLPTGEEHRLVGHLGPDLLGEGWGDADEAEAVRRLAADPERELGVALLDQRVFAGVGNLYKAEVCFLLKVSPWSPVSAVDPAEAVRLSRRLLLANAWRPEQSTTGSLARGRQHWVFERAGKPCFRCGTRVRVGGQGEGVHERPAYWCPRCQPGPIA; translated from the coding sequence GTGCCCGAGGGTGACACGGTCTTCCTGGCCGGGCGCCGCCTGGACGAGGCGCTGTCCGGTCGCGTCCTGCTGCGCGGTGAGCTGCGCCACCCCCGGTGGGCCACGGCCGACCTGGCCGGTCGCGAGGTGCTGGGCGTCCGGTCGGTCGGCAAGCACCTGTTCACCCGGTTCTCCGGTGACCTGAGCCTGCACAGCCACTTCCGGATGGACGGCGCGTGGCACCTGTACCGGCCGGGCGAGAAGTGGCGGCGGCCCGGGCACCAGGTGCGGGCGGTGCTGGAGGTGCCCGACCGGGTCGTGGTGGGGTTCTCGCTGCACGACCTGGAGCTGCTGCCCACCGGCGAGGAGCACCGGCTGGTCGGGCACCTGGGGCCGGACCTGCTCGGCGAGGGCTGGGGTGACGCCGACGAGGCGGAGGCGGTGCGCCGGCTGGCCGCCGACCCGGAGCGCGAGCTGGGCGTGGCGCTGCTCGACCAGCGGGTGTTCGCGGGCGTGGGCAACCTCTACAAGGCCGAGGTGTGCTTCCTGCTGAAGGTCTCGCCGTGGAGCCCGGTGTCGGCGGTGGACCCGGCGGAGGCCGTGCGGCTGTCGCGCAGGCTGCTGCTGGCCAACGCGTGGCGCCCGGAGCAGAGCACCACCGGTTCGCTCGCCCGGGGCCGGCAGCACTGGGTGTTCGAGCGGGCCGGCAAGCCGTGCTTCCGCTGCGGCACGCGGGTGCGCGTCGGCGGGCAGGGCGAGGGGGTCCACGAGCGGCCCGCGTACTGGTGCCCGCGCTGCCAACCAGGACCGATCGCCTAG